Within the Devosia lucknowensis genome, the region GCGTCGAGGGTATCCTCTACGTTGCCGAGTATCACCGCGAAGTCAGCCTTCCGCTCAATGTGCGCGATCGGCCGGTCGTGCTGGTGAACTGCTTCGACGCCGCAGACACTCCGGCCATCCTGCCGGACGACGAAGGCGGTCAGTTCGCGCTGGTCGACGGGTTGGTCAAGCGGGGGCACCGGCGCATCGGCTATCTGACCTTGCCCCAGTCGCAGATCGCCTCCGGACTTCGCGTCGATGGCTATGCGCGCGCGCTGGCCGCGAATGGCATCGACTACGATGAAGGCCTCGTACAGATCGGCGCTCTGCCCAGCATCGTCAACGAATTCGACCTGCTCTGGGACGCTCTCGATCGCGTGTTGCGCGCCGAACCTACGGTAATCTGCTGCGCCAACGACAAGATGGCGATGCGGGTCTACGGGCTGTTGCGCGAGCGGGGCATCGCCATTCCACAGCAGATTTCGGTCGCCGGCTACGACGACTACCGCATGATTGCGGAACACCTCCATCCCCGCCTGACCAGCGCCGAGCTGCCCTATGCCGCCATGGGCGCGCTCGCGGCGGACAAGCTGCTGCGTCTGATTGGCGGCACCGTCAAACCAAACGAGCCGAACCGGGAAGTGGTCTCGGCTCCGGTCGCCTGGCGCGAAAGCGTCCAAACACGTGACGGCGTCGTCACGCAATTACACTCAAGGAGGAAAGATCCATGACGTCCCTGCGCATTCTGGCCACAAGCCTGACCCTGACCACCGCGATGAGCACGGCAGCATTCGCACAGACCGAGCTCAGCTTCTGGTACCACGGTGCCGGCCAGCCGGTTGAGCGCGACATCGTCGTCGGCATCATCGATGACTTCAACACCTCGCAGAGTGAGTGGAAGGTCGTGCTGCAGGAATTCCCGCAGGCCGCCTACAACGATTCCGTCGTTGCCGCCGCTGTCGCCGGCAATCTGCCCGACATTCTCGACGTTGACGGCCCCAACATGCCGAACTGGGCCTGGGCCGGCTACATGCAGCCCCTGCAGCTCTCGGAAGGCGCTCTCGACGGTTTCCTGCCGGGCGCCATCGGCGAATATGACGGCGAAGTCTATTCGGTGGGCCTCTGGGACGCGGCGATCGCAATGTACGCCCGCAAGTCGACGCTCGAGAAGTTCGACATTCGTGTGCCGACCCTTGAGGAGCCGTGGACCCGCGAGGAATTCGACGACATCCTGGCAACGCTCAAGGATTCCGGCGAGTTTGAATATCCGCTGAACCTGGGCATGGCCGATCAGGGCGAATGGTATCCCTATGCCTTTGGCCCGTTCCTCTGGAGCTTCGGTGGCGACATGGTGGATCGCACCACCTACGAAACCGCCGAGGGCGCGCTCAATGGCGATGCAGCGGTAGCGTTCGGCGAGTGGTGGCAGAGCTTGTTCACCAACGAATATGCCCCGGGCACCAGCCAGGACATGGCTGACCATGAGACCGGCTTCATCGACGGCAAGTATGCCCTGCAGTGGAATGGCAACTGGGTCGCCGTGAAGACGCTCGAAGCCCTGGGTGACGACGTGCTGTTCCTGCCCGCACCGGATTTCGGCAACGGTCCCAAGATCGGCGGCGCATCCTGGCAGTTCGGCGTTGCGGCAACCTCCGAGCATCCTGAGGGCGCCAGCGCCTTTATCGAATTCGCGCTCAAGCCCGAATACCTGGCCGCATTCTCCGACGCGATTGGCCTCGTTCCGGCCACGGCCGAAGCCGCTGCGCTCACCGAAAACTACAAGCCCGGCGGCGCTCTGGAAGTCTTCTACGGTCTCTCGGAAGCCCAGGCCATGCTGCGTCCGGTGACCCCTGGCTACGTGTTCGAAGCGCTCGAATTCCGCAAGGCACTGGCCGATATCGCCAATGGTGCCGACGTCGTCGACGCGCTGGATGCGGCCACCGACGCCATCAATAACGATATCAGCCGCAACAACAATTACGCGGCGCGGTAACGTCCTCCCCTGACGAACAGGGCCGGCCCGGATGACCTTCGGACCGGCCCGAACCAGTGCGAGCCAATCGGGTCAGTCATGCGCAAAACGAAATCGAAATCTCTGGAATCGCACACGCTGGCCGGATGGCTGATGAGCGGTCCCGCCTTTGCGTTGATCACCCTGTTCCTGATCGTGCCATTCCTCCTGGCCTTCTGGTTCTCCTTCACCAATCAGCGCCTGATTTCCCCCAATCCGACGCAGTTGGTGGGCCTCACCAATTACGAGCAGCTCCTTGGCGTCGGCGTGCTGACGCTTGAGCCGGAGCGTGCCGACGATGGCAGCCTGGTCGTGAGCGCCGACGGCGCCCTGACCTATCCGCGCACCCGCGATTACACCCGCAACAATCCAGACTATCCCCATCTCAACGGCATGCGCGAATGGTTCAGCTGGGACTGGGGGGAGAACCGCACGATGGTGCTGGCGCGCGACCTCGTCTTCGTCAAGGCGCTCACAAATACGCTTTTCTTCGTTGCCGTGGTGGCGCCGGTCCAGTCGGCATTGGCTCTGCTCCTGGCTCTGATGATCAATCAGAAGCTGCGCGGCATAAACATATTCCGCACCGTCTATTTCATGCCAGTGGTCGTGTCGATCGTGGTCGTGTCGCTGCTCTGGCGCTTCATCTATGACGGCCGTAGCGGCCTGCTCAACAAC harbors:
- a CDS encoding LacI family DNA-binding transcriptional regulator, producing MATIYDVAKAAGVSPKTVSRVMNGDAPVNQQTRESVERAMLDLNYVPSSAARTMRSQRSGLIGMITGAISTSHHFEDTGLPEIYLVQGAQRVIDQSNRTLLIADSGGSAERIPALLQTFLEHRVEGILYVAEYHREVSLPLNVRDRPVVLVNCFDAADTPAILPDDEGGQFALVDGLVKRGHRRIGYLTLPQSQIASGLRVDGYARALAANGIDYDEGLVQIGALPSIVNEFDLLWDALDRVLRAEPTVICCANDKMAMRVYGLLRERGIAIPQQISVAGYDDYRMIAEHLHPRLTSAELPYAAMGALAADKLLRLIGGTVKPNEPNREVVSAPVAWRESVQTRDGVVTQLHSRRKDP
- a CDS encoding sugar ABC transporter substrate-binding protein; this translates as MTSLRILATSLTLTTAMSTAAFAQTELSFWYHGAGQPVERDIVVGIIDDFNTSQSEWKVVLQEFPQAAYNDSVVAAAVAGNLPDILDVDGPNMPNWAWAGYMQPLQLSEGALDGFLPGAIGEYDGEVYSVGLWDAAIAMYARKSTLEKFDIRVPTLEEPWTREEFDDILATLKDSGEFEYPLNLGMADQGEWYPYAFGPFLWSFGGDMVDRTTYETAEGALNGDAAVAFGEWWQSLFTNEYAPGTSQDMADHETGFIDGKYALQWNGNWVAVKTLEALGDDVLFLPAPDFGNGPKIGGASWQFGVAATSEHPEGASAFIEFALKPEYLAAFSDAIGLVPATAEAAALTENYKPGGALEVFYGLSEAQAMLRPVTPGYVFEALEFRKALADIANGADVVDALDAATDAINNDISRNNNYAAR
- a CDS encoding carbohydrate ABC transporter permease, which codes for MSGPAFALITLFLIVPFLLAFWFSFTNQRLISPNPTQLVGLTNYEQLLGVGVLTLEPERADDGSLVVSADGALTYPRTRDYTRNNPDYPHLNGMREWFSWDWGENRTMVLARDLVFVKALTNTLFFVAVVAPVQSALALLLALMINQKLRGINIFRTVYFMPVVVSIVVVSLLWRFIYDGRSGLLNNLLQFISFGQFRPVDWLGNPDTAMLAIIVMSIWQAVGFHMVIWLAGLQNIPTSLYEAADIEGASTWQKFRFVTWPGLRNTAVLILVVITMQAFALFAQIDVMTNGGPLDSTQTLVFQAVQRGYEQQNIAGGSAISVLLFLIVLVISLFQRYVTRER